A window from Fibrobacter sp. UWB11 encodes these proteins:
- a CDS encoding DUF58 domain-containing protein, with the protein MSLFHFFINAIPRSPKRKGLLMHLYYIWQEAFTPVGHAAAALMMFSMFAGAVPGFWAAWVFCGLDFMYFLALVPSLFMTARKSKFKAGDIAVRNVYEGELSTVHLQIYAEDKLNAVSLGCFRMDSSLKCAESEQVQIVAGDSAELICRIQTKKRGAFEIPKVALILPEINGALRYAAKVGKAELLVLPRPLRVSAFPFLISGASGAVFAPLLMPSLTRGMNFVGVREYREGDALRDLHHKAFARYGKPFTKEFETERGAGAILVLDVTARNLREKSSVEMLIRLAAGIGLWLLERNALGRFFIGDDEISLVQADGGESLLEALARIPTASLLEMHASRNAVNSRNLQKRWSPAARPLGPVLRVGLFATDDPLVHKQVILESRPLAADELKTTVSDDVLAVNAKLLERSFEKSRETEVSL; encoded by the coding sequence ATGTCTCTCTTCCATTTCTTTATAAATGCAATTCCTAGAAGTCCCAAGCGCAAGGGACTCTTGATGCATTTGTATTACATTTGGCAAGAAGCTTTTACGCCGGTGGGACATGCCGCGGCAGCGCTCATGATGTTTTCGATGTTCGCGGGTGCGGTGCCTGGATTTTGGGCGGCATGGGTGTTTTGCGGTTTGGATTTCATGTACTTTTTGGCGCTTGTGCCAAGCCTTTTTATGACGGCTCGAAAGAGCAAGTTCAAGGCGGGCGATATTGCTGTGCGCAATGTTTATGAAGGTGAACTTTCGACGGTTCACTTGCAAATTTATGCTGAGGATAAATTAAACGCTGTATCGCTAGGTTGCTTTCGCATGGATTCTTCGCTTAAATGTGCTGAATCGGAACAGGTGCAAATTGTTGCCGGCGATTCTGCGGAATTGATTTGCCGAATCCAAACTAAAAAGCGGGGCGCTTTTGAAATTCCTAAAGTGGCGCTTATTTTGCCTGAAATTAATGGCGCTTTGCGTTATGCTGCAAAAGTGGGGAAGGCCGAGTTGCTTGTTTTACCGCGCCCGTTGCGCGTGAGCGCTTTCCCGTTTTTGATTTCGGGTGCAAGTGGCGCTGTTTTCGCGCCGCTTTTGATGCCGAGTCTTACTCGTGGAATGAATTTTGTCGGTGTGCGCGAATACCGCGAAGGTGATGCGTTGCGCGACTTGCACCATAAAGCGTTTGCTCGTTACGGGAAACCGTTTACGAAGGAGTTCGAAACGGAACGGGGCGCGGGTGCAATCCTTGTGCTTGACGTAACTGCCCGGAATCTGCGCGAGAAGTCTTCGGTAGAAATGCTCATCCGTTTGGCGGCAGGTATTGGCTTATGGCTCTTGGAACGGAATGCGCTAGGGCGCTTTTTCATTGGCGATGATGAAATTTCTTTAGTGCAAGCGGATGGTGGTGAAAGCCTTTTAGAAGCTCTTGCGCGTATCCCTACGGCATCCCTGTTGGAAATGCACGCATCTCGAAATGCTGTAAATTCTCGTAATTTGCAAAAACGCTGGTCGCCAGCGGCGCGCCCGCTTGGCCCAGTGCTTCGCGTGGGGCTTTTTGCAACTGATGATCCGCTTGTTCACAAACAAGTCATTCTAGAATCGCGCCCCTTGGCTGCTGACGAATTGAAGACAACTGTCTCGGATGATGTTTTGGCTGTTAATGCAAAACTTCTCGAACGTTCATTTGAAAAGTCGCGCGAAACGGAGGTGAGTCTATGA
- a CDS encoding 1,4-beta-glucanase: MFGKISMIGIAALALATSASAEKYEWGNVRFDGGGFVSAVMFHPKAENLLYARTDVGGIYRFDFQNKTWIPLMDFISENDKGLYGTEAFALDPNDPKRIYVLAGTGYFSKGRTAVLRSEDFGATWDTSYVEMLAHGNGMGRQTGEKLAVDPNKGNIIFCGSRTKGLYKSTDYGKTWTSAYKVALSTATESSLNGVNGISFVMFDESQGKNADGSTKTIYIGISETKDNLQVSHDGGATWEAIKGVPTGLMPHRAKIVDGDMYVTFADGPGPYNIASGGFYKYNIAGGTWTDLTPSDSVEHEGSTTKSYEKDKSSYGGVAIDPKDKNHIVISTLGKYTGRHVTKDEKENYGDRIYATTDGGKTWNHGQHYNDIPNIDANGTDWIPGNAIHWAGSLEINPFNNKEAWVTSGNGIFMTEDVSAKVPLWKFMSKGIEETVPLDIVSIPEGPLVTAIGDYDGAVYTDIKQSAQRHKPTIGTTESMGYAPLTGSLVRTGVITVYGKYDSQNFNVMYRSDDMGKTWDSVKTTLKGPKGLVVLSADGKIMLHRPDQGATVYRSDDNGASWTAVETGTQTNYSRIVADPVDPKTFYVMGGMGSLYRSTDGGKTFAESEARLQNEQAGEYYNGGGLIRTVPKREGHLWVPMDQAQVWQPKGFTEYGLAYTEDGGKSWNRCEGASTAIAVGIGKAKEGSDYETIFIWGAAKSGDPIGIYRSTDKCKTFERVNDDMHQFGGPGNGNFVQGDMNTFGVVYMSTVGRGTIVGAPEGTKFVEVPPTGLNKVALNIGKATLVQQNRTLQVNVPSDSKLDVIALNGKTLLSTDVNGNKSISLKKIPTGKYIAKVTGANGKLLLKKAIAIK, translated from the coding sequence ATGTTTGGTAAAATTTCAATGATCGGCATCGCCGCACTCGCCCTCGCCACAAGCGCAAGCGCCGAAAAGTACGAATGGGGCAACGTCCGCTTCGATGGTGGCGGATTCGTTTCTGCCGTGATGTTCCACCCCAAGGCCGAGAATTTGCTTTACGCCCGCACTGACGTGGGCGGTATCTATCGCTTCGATTTTCAAAATAAGACTTGGATTCCGCTGATGGACTTCATCTCGGAAAACGACAAGGGCCTTTACGGTACCGAAGCCTTTGCTCTCGACCCCAACGATCCCAAGCGCATTTACGTGCTCGCAGGTACCGGCTATTTCAGCAAGGGCCGCACGGCCGTGCTCCGCAGTGAAGACTTCGGCGCCACCTGGGACACTAGCTATGTGGAAATGCTCGCCCACGGTAACGGCATGGGCCGCCAGACCGGCGAAAAGCTCGCCGTGGACCCCAACAAGGGAAACATCATCTTCTGCGGTAGCCGCACCAAGGGACTTTACAAGAGTACCGACTACGGCAAGACCTGGACAAGCGCCTACAAGGTCGCCCTTTCTACCGCCACAGAATCCAGCCTGAACGGCGTGAACGGCATCAGCTTTGTGATGTTCGACGAATCGCAGGGCAAGAACGCCGACGGTTCCACCAAGACCATCTACATCGGCATTTCCGAAACCAAGGATAATTTGCAGGTCAGCCACGACGGCGGCGCTACTTGGGAAGCCATCAAGGGCGTCCCCACTGGACTCATGCCGCACCGTGCAAAGATTGTCGACGGCGACATGTACGTGACATTTGCTGACGGCCCCGGTCCGTATAACATCGCAAGTGGTGGTTTTTACAAGTACAATATCGCTGGCGGCACGTGGACCGACCTTACCCCGAGTGACTCTGTGGAACACGAAGGCAGCACCACCAAGAGCTACGAAAAGGACAAGAGCTCTTACGGCGGCGTCGCCATTGACCCCAAGGACAAGAACCACATTGTGATTTCGACATTGGGCAAGTACACCGGCCGCCACGTGACCAAAGACGAAAAAGAGAATTACGGCGACCGCATCTACGCCACCACTGACGGCGGCAAGACCTGGAATCACGGACAGCATTACAACGACATTCCGAACATCGACGCCAACGGCACCGACTGGATCCCGGGCAACGCCATCCACTGGGCGGGTTCCCTCGAAATTAACCCGTTCAACAACAAGGAAGCTTGGGTCACAAGCGGTAACGGCATCTTCATGACCGAAGACGTCTCCGCAAAGGTTCCCCTTTGGAAGTTTATGTCCAAAGGCATCGAAGAGACAGTGCCGCTCGACATCGTGAGCATTCCGGAAGGCCCGCTGGTCACCGCTATTGGCGACTACGACGGCGCCGTTTATACAGACATCAAGCAGAGCGCACAGCGCCACAAGCCAACCATCGGCACCACCGAAAGCATGGGTTACGCCCCGCTCACCGGAAGCTTGGTTCGCACAGGTGTGATTACCGTTTACGGCAAGTACGATTCTCAGAATTTCAACGTGATGTACCGCAGCGATGACATGGGCAAGACATGGGACAGCGTAAAGACCACACTCAAGGGCCCGAAGGGCTTGGTGGTACTTTCTGCTGACGGCAAAATCATGTTGCACCGTCCAGACCAGGGCGCCACCGTTTACCGATCCGACGACAATGGCGCCTCTTGGACCGCTGTTGAAACGGGCACGCAGACAAACTATTCCCGCATTGTTGCTGACCCGGTGGACCCCAAAACGTTCTACGTCATGGGCGGCATGGGCTCGCTTTACAGATCTACCGACGGAGGCAAGACTTTTGCTGAATCCGAAGCCCGTTTGCAGAACGAACAGGCTGGCGAATACTACAACGGTGGCGGCCTCATCCGCACCGTTCCCAAGAGAGAAGGACATCTTTGGGTTCCGATGGACCAGGCTCAAGTTTGGCAGCCCAAGGGCTTCACGGAATACGGCCTCGCCTACACTGAAGACGGCGGCAAGAGCTGGAATCGCTGTGAAGGCGCTTCAACCGCAATCGCCGTGGGCATCGGCAAGGCCAAAGAAGGCAGCGACTACGAAACCATCTTTATCTGGGGAGCAGCAAAGTCTGGCGATCCGATTGGCATTTACCGCAGCACCGACAAGTGCAAAACTTTTGAACGCGTCAATGACGACATGCACCAGTTCGGCGGTCCGGGTAACGGAAATTTTGTACAAGGCGACATGAACACCTTCGGCGTTGTTTACATGAGCACCGTGGGCCGTGGCACCATCGTGGGCGCTCCGGAAGGCACAAAGTTTGTCGAAGTTCCGCCCACCGGCCTCAACAAGGTAGCACTCAACATTGGCAAGGCAACGCTTGTCCAGCAGAACCGCACTTTGCAAGTGAACGTCCCGAGCGACAGCAAGCTTGATGTTATTGCGTTGAACGGCAAAACGCTCCTTTCCACCGACGTGAACGGCAACAAGAGCATTAGCCTCAAGAAGATTCCAACCGGAAAGTACATCGCAAAGGTCACCGGTGCTAACGGCAAGCTGCTCTTGAAAAAAGCGATTGCGATTAAATAA
- the tsaA gene encoding tRNA (N6-threonylcarbamoyladenosine(37)-N6)-methyltransferase TrmO has translation MQELTFKIIARIKSDFPEKFGIPRQSGIVQNLRSTIRFEPEFRNADALRGLEGFSHLWIMWIFSENIRSTWSPTVRPPRLGGNKRLGVFATRSSFRPNPVALSCVKIEQINLDGPEGPEIVVSGADLMDGTPIVDIKPYLPYTDAHPEATGGFAEAVRQIKVHVKPSEQLNKLPSEKRGALIEVLEQDPRPAYQNDPERVYGFNFAEFEVKFKVVGDELEIVSIA, from the coding sequence ATGCAAGAACTGACGTTTAAAATCATCGCACGAATCAAGAGCGACTTTCCGGAAAAGTTCGGGATTCCGCGTCAGAGTGGCATTGTGCAGAATTTGCGTTCCACAATTCGATTTGAGCCGGAGTTCCGCAATGCCGATGCACTCCGCGGTCTTGAGGGTTTTAGCCACTTGTGGATTATGTGGATTTTCTCGGAAAACATCCGTAGCACCTGGAGCCCGACCGTGCGCCCGCCGAGACTGGGCGGCAACAAGCGCTTGGGCGTTTTCGCCACGCGTTCGAGCTTCCGCCCGAACCCGGTCGCACTTTCTTGCGTAAAAATCGAGCAAATTAATCTCGACGGTCCGGAAGGGCCCGAAATCGTCGTCTCCGGCGCCGATTTGATGGACGGAACGCCCATCGTCGATATCAAACCGTACCTGCCTTACACGGACGCCCACCCCGAAGCCACAGGCGGCTTCGCCGAGGCCGTCCGCCAAATCAAAGTGCATGTAAAGCCATCCGAGCAATTGAACAAATTGCCATCAGAAAAACGCGGCGCGCTCATTGAAGTCTTAGAGCAAGATCCGCGACCCGCCTACCAAAACGATCCCGAACGCGTTTACGGATTCAACTTCGCCGAATTTGAAGTCAAGTTTAAAGTTGTTGGCGACGAGCTGGAAATCGTGAGCATTGCATAA
- a CDS encoding Rpn family recombination-promoting nuclease/putative transposase, translating into MANENNTTKPYIVKNADGVEYLLPYYPATFRALLDDKDTIRDLLNSILELDTEHEIVDLSYAFEKYIDVFMPGDEPMRLDVWVATRDNRFMNIELQNREHPFFLDRMQLYNAYLTIRGKHDYNRSEQFLAMSEKEKMAHYYEVPETVSIWLCRFPILEPREIYKDTWTLYSKHDVKTGEALPLFPKNKYIIVDLVKFLKLRKGVNSREDFWLRLISRGPLEVPESEDPLLKNALARLRVSNADPELLKKMEQFMFDEMHAYDAVIAENFLKGKTEGEAKGKAEGKTEGHADAISVMQAMGLPPEQIAEAKARLDALKTK; encoded by the coding sequence ATGGCAAATGAAAATAATACGACAAAACCGTATATTGTGAAAAATGCAGATGGCGTAGAATACTTGCTTCCGTATTATCCGGCGACGTTTCGAGCATTGCTGGATGACAAGGACACGATTCGTGACCTGCTGAACAGTATTCTTGAACTCGATACCGAACACGAAATAGTCGACCTCAGCTACGCATTTGAAAAATATATCGATGTGTTCATGCCGGGCGATGAGCCCATGCGGCTTGACGTGTGGGTGGCGACGCGTGACAACCGCTTCATGAATATTGAGTTGCAAAACCGCGAACATCCGTTCTTCTTGGACCGTATGCAGCTTTACAACGCTTATCTAACGATACGTGGCAAGCATGACTACAATCGTTCGGAACAGTTCCTTGCCATGTCCGAAAAGGAAAAGATGGCTCATTATTATGAGGTTCCTGAAACCGTTTCCATTTGGCTTTGCAGGTTCCCGATTTTGGAGCCGAGAGAAATCTATAAGGATACATGGACGCTGTATAGCAAACACGATGTAAAGACGGGGGAGGCCTTGCCTCTGTTTCCGAAAAATAAATATATTATAGTCGATTTGGTTAAGTTCCTAAAGCTTCGCAAGGGCGTAAACTCCCGTGAAGATTTTTGGCTTAGGCTTATTTCTAGAGGTCCGCTTGAAGTCCCTGAATCGGAAGATCCACTTCTTAAGAATGCTTTGGCCCGCTTGCGAGTAAGCAATGCAGATCCTGAACTTTTGAAAAAAATGGAGCAATTCATGTTCGATGAAATGCATGCATACGATGCCGTTATAGCCGAGAATTTCCTCAAGGGTAAGACTGAAGGTGAAGCTAAGGGTAAAGCCGAAGGCAAAACTGAAGGCCATGCCGATGCGATAAGCGTTATGCAGGCTATGGGCTTACCTCCTGAGCAAATCGCCGAGGCGAAGGCTCGGCTTGATGCTTTGAAAACGAAGTAA
- a CDS encoding histidine phosphatase family protein — translation MHKISRISLAFSGALLSAALLAACGDDVSPTFSNYGPATQSSSDQAQQQGQLSSSSTEQLPASSADVASSSSAIAPIGESSSSSETLLPPPSSSSVAQQTDPNCVETPVAVIALDSIGLADIADVFKSVRCNEKAVFVIRHGERDDAQTGKETPLTYWENEPDTVNGEPADGVRQARAVGKKLISADEFVFTHTKYVRTEQTCLNIAVGRGQTTFPHDSSEIYSISWYKKDKERYSFYDDSTGNVRLVISGWAYDNLYADAFYDLKEKSEEIVKTHIAPDYASMNKFRVICSHDDFILPLSVFASNGKVNYRFHDPASRHWPYFLTGVAVIIDDKNQIRYVPFKGLGIGAE, via the coding sequence ATGCACAAAATTTCACGTATTTCTCTAGCTTTTAGCGGTGCACTCCTGTCGGCAGCCCTTTTGGCAGCCTGCGGCGATGACGTTTCGCCTACTTTCAGCAATTATGGTCCGGCAACACAAAGTTCCAGCGACCAGGCACAACAGCAAGGACAACTTTCAAGTTCATCCACGGAACAGCTCCCGGCAAGTTCTGCCGACGTTGCAAGCTCTAGCTCCGCAATTGCACCAATCGGTGAGTCCAGCAGTTCCTCCGAAACATTGTTGCCGCCGCCATCCAGTTCTTCGGTCGCACAGCAGACCGACCCGAACTGCGTTGAAACGCCTGTTGCCGTTATCGCACTCGATTCTATCGGTCTTGCCGACATTGCAGACGTTTTCAAGAGCGTGCGCTGCAATGAAAAGGCCGTTTTCGTAATCCGCCACGGCGAACGCGACGACGCACAAACCGGTAAAGAAACTCCGCTCACCTATTGGGAAAACGAACCGGATACGGTCAACGGTGAACCCGCAGACGGTGTTCGTCAGGCAAGAGCCGTCGGCAAAAAACTCATCAGCGCCGACGAATTCGTGTTCACGCACACCAAGTATGTTCGCACAGAACAGACATGTCTGAACATCGCCGTGGGTCGCGGTCAAACCACATTCCCGCACGATTCATCTGAAATTTATTCCATCAGTTGGTACAAGAAAGACAAGGAACGTTATAGTTTCTATGATGACTCTACTGGAAACGTCCGTCTCGTCATTTCCGGATGGGCCTACGACAACCTTTATGCCGATGCCTTCTACGACCTCAAGGAAAAATCCGAAGAAATAGTCAAGACGCACATTGCACCGGACTACGCTTCCATGAACAAGTTCCGTGTGATTTGCTCCCACGATGACTTTATTCTCCCGCTCTCCGTTTTTGCCTCAAACGGAAAGGTCAATTACAGATTCCATGACCCGGCTTCCAGACACTGGCCGTACTTCCTCACCGGCGTTGCCGTGATTATCGACGACAAGAACCAAATCAGATACGTGCCGTTCAAAGGTCTTGGCATCGGCGCGGAATAA
- a CDS encoding transglutaminase domain-containing protein, which translates to MMNFREICKTVFFCIVSVNLGVSSGLEILGFLFAALFVAMHIKQYVLLKSTTNQRKIPRYRKLFAYGAIVPFALWWLLTPSVENGVSPYLVFIPAWYLLYLALLQKRSLGNGGYEVFVVFNGVAALFMGLFQAPRAVVVSATVALLLAVYAFGRPRVALYKRLLFVLMYASLCGSSYLGFKYWKSNHYYSGRWAEDYYLKNRVMGFDPVAALGSFSSNYNSKYNNEIILRIWDTLAPQYLRAAAYEKYVAGIWKLPTTAEKKLYPARYRVDYAIFETEDSITMTPNVKTVWVQATLDNFGFMFAAPNAVGVASKNADSLDYYSTNVFAGANGMRSDWFYYVPDTAATLAITTALSDEIDSAFLQIPEKDLNLLDTIASAMALPVRDSVIADSASLDKSELETQFAVKNLKAIENYFIKNFKYSYVVSWRKSYAGMSMNTGVSNMKDMLALFWKNKEGYCEYYATLATLLLRHQGIPARYVTGFAHPEHVEGRPYVTFRRRHSHAWVEVYIDHKWYIFDPTPPVLVNAFAESSWFSKKIEGLKGRVSYVLHLLKDGEWRRVVDSWQNVSERFVANPVLYGVLILLVVVFAGIRFRKYRRNRISHSVSKDAERWISLLESAEKRLARMGFVRASGETVSAFMVRIKQTMMAQQSARQTIKKASPKDSRFEKDCLSLLKQLEDYENNRWR; encoded by the coding sequence ATGATGAACTTCCGTGAAATTTGCAAGACGGTTTTCTTTTGCATTGTCTCTGTGAATTTGGGCGTTTCGAGTGGTCTAGAAATTCTTGGATTTCTTTTTGCTGCTTTGTTTGTGGCGATGCATATAAAGCAATATGTGCTTTTAAAGTCTACGACGAACCAAAGAAAAATCCCGCGATATAGAAAATTATTTGCTTATGGTGCAATCGTTCCGTTCGCTTTGTGGTGGCTGCTGACTCCTAGTGTCGAAAATGGGGTTTCACCTTATTTGGTCTTTATTCCAGCGTGGTATTTACTTTATCTAGCGTTGCTGCAAAAGCGCAGTTTGGGTAATGGCGGTTACGAAGTCTTTGTCGTATTCAATGGTGTCGCAGCCCTTTTTATGGGACTCTTTCAAGCGCCCCGCGCTGTTGTGGTGAGTGCGACTGTCGCGTTACTGCTTGCGGTGTATGCGTTTGGACGCCCCCGTGTTGCGCTTTATAAAAGACTTCTCTTTGTTTTAATGTATGCAAGTTTATGCGGCTCATCATATCTTGGTTTCAAGTATTGGAAAAGTAATCACTATTACAGTGGTCGCTGGGCCGAAGATTATTACTTGAAAAATCGTGTCATGGGATTTGATCCGGTGGCCGCGCTGGGTTCATTTTCGAGTAATTACAATTCGAAGTACAATAACGAAATTATCTTGAGAATTTGGGATACGCTTGCACCGCAATATTTGCGTGCCGCGGCTTATGAAAAGTATGTGGCGGGCATTTGGAAACTCCCGACTACAGCAGAAAAGAAACTTTATCCCGCCCGTTATCGCGTGGATTATGCAATCTTTGAAACAGAAGATTCTATAACGATGACGCCGAATGTCAAGACGGTTTGGGTTCAAGCGACTCTCGATAATTTTGGATTTATGTTTGCAGCACCCAATGCGGTGGGTGTTGCTAGTAAAAATGCGGACTCGCTCGATTACTATTCGACGAATGTCTTTGCAGGTGCAAACGGAATGCGTAGCGATTGGTTCTATTATGTACCTGATACAGCTGCAACGCTTGCTATAACCACGGCGCTCTCGGATGAGATTGATTCAGCATTCTTGCAAATTCCAGAAAAAGATTTGAATTTGTTGGATACCATCGCCTCGGCAATGGCTCTCCCTGTTCGGGACTCTGTAATAGCGGATTCTGCATCCTTGGATAAATCTGAATTAGAAACGCAATTCGCTGTCAAAAATCTAAAAGCTATTGAAAATTATTTTATTAAGAATTTTAAGTATTCGTATGTAGTGTCTTGGCGCAAAAGTTATGCAGGAATGTCGATGAACACTGGTGTGTCGAATATGAAGGACATGCTTGCGCTTTTCTGGAAAAATAAAGAAGGCTATTGCGAATATTATGCGACTCTGGCGACGCTCTTGCTCCGCCATCAAGGGATTCCTGCGCGTTATGTGACGGGATTTGCGCATCCGGAACATGTCGAGGGGCGCCCTTATGTGACGTTCCGACGTCGTCATAGTCACGCTTGGGTTGAAGTTTATATAGACCACAAATGGTATATTTTTGACCCGACCCCGCCGGTTCTTGTGAACGCATTTGCGGAATCATCTTGGTTTTCGAAAAAAATCGAAGGCTTGAAAGGCCGCGTTTCGTATGTGCTTCATTTGCTTAAAGATGGTGAGTGGCGCCGTGTCGTTGACAGTTGGCAGAATGTTTCGGAACGTTTCGTGGCAAACCCGGTACTCTATGGCGTTTTGATTTTGCTGGTGGTTGTTTTTGCGGGAATCAGGTTCCGTAAATATCGTCGCAATAGAATTTCACATTCGGTTTCGAAAGATGCCGAACGCTGGATTTCTTTGCTTGAATCCGCTGAAAAGCGTCTTGCACGAATGGGCTTTGTTCGTGCTTCTGGTGAAACGGTTTCTGCGTTTATGGTGCGCATAAAGCAAACTATGATGGCGCAGCAATCTGCTCGACAAACAATAAAAAAGGCGAGCCCTAAGGACTCGCGCTTTGAAAAAGATTGTCTTTCTTTGCTGAAACAGCTCGAAGATTACGAAAATAATCGTTGGCGTTAA
- a CDS encoding sialate O-acetylesterase codes for MKVSRFVGLFFGLGFAASVFAAPDPNFHIYLAFGQSNMEGQGDVGSQDKTVDERFQVLWAANNGSCSGKTKGKWATAVPPLAHCQGAKLGPTDYFGRTMVEKTDSKIKVGVIVVAVAGCSIQLFDKDGYANYARSQQSWMTQRINEYGGNPYGRLIEMAKKAQEDGVIKGIIFHQGETDAGDGQWPSKVKKVYDNIIKDLGLGNDVPFLAGEVLRSGSSKGANNNIAKLPQQSKNFYVVSSEGFNQALGDGQNVHFTSQEYRDFGKRYAEKMIEVLGDKIKPVAAEESSSSAAPESSSEAASSSSAASSSSRKVKSSSSTTGVIIIGNATPSLSVGKVSFDNGSIMVPVTLARNGNVKVRLYSVLGSEVASVSELMKPGTNSVHFVRKNVPPGVYMLSVQTASSRVTKRLDLSK; via the coding sequence ATGAAAGTCTCGCGTTTCGTGGGCTTGTTTTTCGGTTTGGGTTTTGCGGCATCGGTTTTTGCAGCCCCAGACCCAAATTTCCACATATATCTTGCTTTTGGCCAATCCAATATGGAAGGCCAGGGGGACGTCGGTAGTCAGGATAAGACCGTTGACGAACGTTTCCAGGTGCTCTGGGCGGCAAATAATGGTTCTTGTTCAGGGAAAACCAAGGGAAAATGGGCTACGGCAGTGCCTCCGTTGGCGCATTGTCAGGGCGCAAAGCTTGGACCTACGGACTATTTTGGCCGCACGATGGTCGAAAAGACGGATTCTAAAATTAAGGTGGGTGTTATCGTCGTGGCTGTTGCCGGGTGCAGCATCCAGCTGTTCGACAAGGATGGCTATGCCAATTATGCTAGGTCCCAGCAGAGCTGGATGACGCAGCGCATTAATGAATATGGTGGAAATCCTTACGGTCGCTTGATTGAAATGGCTAAGAAGGCTCAAGAAGATGGTGTCATCAAGGGAATCATCTTCCACCAGGGTGAAACGGATGCTGGTGACGGTCAATGGCCCTCCAAGGTCAAAAAGGTTTACGATAACATTATTAAGGATTTGGGTCTTGGCAATGATGTGCCGTTCCTTGCGGGCGAAGTGTTGCGCAGCGGCTCTAGCAAGGGCGCGAACAACAATATCGCTAAACTCCCGCAACAGTCAAAAAACTTTTATGTAGTTTCATCCGAAGGATTTAATCAGGCTCTTGGCGATGGACAGAATGTCCACTTTACCTCGCAGGAATACCGCGATTTTGGCAAGCGCTATGCCGAAAAGATGATTGAAGTGCTTGGCGACAAGATTAAACCTGTTGCCGCCGAGGAATCCAGTAGCAGTGCTGCTCCGGAAAGTTCATCAGAGGCAGCGTCCAGTTCTTCTGCGGCTTCGAGTTCTTCGAGAAAAGTGAAATCCTCGAGTTCTACGACGGGTGTTATCATTATCGGAAATGCCACACCGTCATTGAGTGTGGGCAAGGTCTCATTCGATAATGGAAGCATCATGGTGCCGGTGACGCTGGCTCGCAATGGCAATGTGAAAGTTAGGCTTTATTCTGTGCTTGGAAGCGAGGTTGCGAGTGTTAGCGAGTTGATGAAACCGGGTACGAATAGCGTGCATTTTGTAAGGAAAAATGTTCCGCCGGGCGTTTACATGTTGAGTGTTCAGACAGCTTCTTCTCGCGTTACAAAGCGATTAGATTTGTCTAAATAA